The sequence GAGCCCAGGTGTGTAACGGCGTGGGTCGGGGGTCACATTCTCAGGCGGCTGCAGGTCTGCACCCCTGGCCTGGGGGTCCGAGGGGGACTCAAGAAAGCCACTGAGACGCCTTGTCCGGCCACCAGAGGAGCTGCCTCCCTCGGGCCTAACGAATGCCCAGGCGGTGGGCAGGGTGTCCTGCCCTGTCCGTCCAGGGCCCGGGAACCAGCTGCGGAGCGCTCCCCGGCGCGGGTGGAAGCCGAGCCGCACACTGTTCCTCTCAGGCGGCCCCTCTCGCGGGGCGCCCCGCCGCGGCCCACCCGGGCCCTCTGCCCCTACGTCCAAGAAAGGCGCCGCGCCGGCTTGTGGAGACTTTATTGTGCTAGGGGCTGGGCGGAGAGGCAGCCGCTCCTCGAGAAGGGCTGCGCCGCGGCTGCCGGGACCACCGCCCGGCTCCAGCCCCTGCGCTGGGGCCCCGCTGGGGTGGGGCTCGCGCCTCGCCCGCCCCGCCCAGGGTGGGCGTGGCTCCCGATGGGCGTGGCTCGCAGAGTGGGCGGGGCCTCCGGGGCGGGGTCTCCGGATGGGCGGGGCCTCCCGGGTCTGCGGGGCGCGGGGCGGCTGTGGTCCAGGCCGGCCCGCGCTCACCTAGGCCAGGACCTCCGCGCACTGGTCTGTGCAAGAGAGCGGGTCCTGAGAAAACGCCCGGCGCCCGCTCCCCACCTCCCCCGAGGGGCCAAGCCCCTCTCCCGCCTGTGAtcgcctcctccctcctctggcGCCTCCCGCAGCCCCCACACCCCAGCCTGGGTCGGGGGTCCCCTTGCCCGTGCAGCGCTGGGCGGCCTGGAGATGGAGCTCACCTGACTTCGGCAGCAGGACTCCCTGGCTGGGGTTCAGGCCCAGCTGCGGCGCCAGCTGCTGCATCCTCTGGGCGCCTTCAGGAAACAGCTCCGGGGCCCGGGCTGAGGGCAGGGCACCGTGAGCAGAGCGGgcgtgggttagggttagggttagggttaccGGGGGAGGGGCCCAGGGACGCGCTGGGAGATGCTGGTTccacctgcctcccagccagggcTCGCTGGGGAGGCACAGGGGGACGCTGCAGGGCAGACCTCCCACGTGACCCCAGAGGAAGGCCGGATGGGGCCAGGGTGGTGCGAGTGCGGCCCTTCAGGCGAGCGGGTCTCCCACCACCCGTCACCCACCATAGAGCTGCAGCCAGACGTTCTTTACGCCCCCCTTCTGGGTCTCGAAGTACATCACGGCGAAGTGCTTATAGTCAGTGAAAGCCACCCTGATGTCGGTCTGGGCCATagctggagggggaggggggcgggagcCTGTTGAGCTGGGCGCCGGCCCGGACGCCCCCTGCCCGTCCCCACGGTCCCCGAAAGCCGGCCccgccgcccggccccgcccccacgcGCTGGCCTCACCCGCGTTGCTGAACTGCCCGTCCACGGCCCCCTTGGTGAAGGTGCTGTCCGTCTCTTGGCACCCGCCATCGGGCCTGGGAAGGGGACCCCAGCGGCCTGAGCTGCAGCCCCTGCCCACCGCCCAGTCCCAGTGGGCATCCTGAAGACAAACTGCCTGACCGCGACAAAAACGGCTGCCACTTCGCTGCTGCCAACTGCCCCACGTAGGGGAAGATATCCAGCCTGCCCCAGGGCCACCTGTCTCCCATCAGAGCAACGCTTGATCACACAGGTGCTTTATGATTCACTTACAGGAGAGGAGACACCCCAGGGCAGAGGGACGCAGCCAGGGGATGCGGGGCCTGTGTCTCCCCTCCAGACACCAGCACGCCTGCATgcgtgcacaaacacacacacacacacacacacacacacacacacacacagctcccccACGCCCTCAGGTGGTGCCCCTCTGACAAGGAGGTGGGCGGGGCTGCTGTTTCTCTGGCCCTGCAGCCTAGCACAGGTGGGGCCTGGCTCTGACCTCTGATGGGTCAAGCACACCCCTGcctcctcctggctcccaccTGACTGCACGCTGGCTGGACCTAAGGCCAGTCCAAGGTGGGACTCCTGGGATCACTTACGTGGGAAACCCAAACTTGATGCCCAGATCGCCGTTGGCCAAGGAGGTCACCAAGACCACGGGCATCTTCATGTTGTCCTTGGCATCCAGGAAGCCCGGGTCATCTGATACCGCCCCAACCACGTACCAGGGGCCCTGGAACTGCAGGGGGACAGGGCGAGCTGGGGGCAGCCCCAGCTGCCATGTCAAACCTGACCCGAACTTGGGGGGCAGCTGCAACTCATCTGGCTGGTGGCCCGGCAAGTGGTGGGGACAGAAGTCAGACTTGGGGCTGAGGGGCCTACTGTCCTCTgcagagcccccccccccccatcaagTCAGCTGGGCAGACGGTCCCCTTGAGCTGAGCTTGAACCAGAGTGGGGACTGGGCTGGGTTCACCCAGCACTCTGGCCTGTCTCGTAGAACACAATCAgagagaggcggccagcctgggcaCGTCTATGCACACCTGGCTGGCATCGAAGTCGGCCTGGGTGGGGACCTGGGcctggcctggggctgcagtgagcagggcgaGTGTCCCGCTGATCAGCAGCGTCTGCAGCATTCTGGAAGGTGGCTCTCGTCGACGCGACGGCACGGGTCTCGGGAGTAGGACAGGAGGGTTGGGGTGGCCTCTCCCACTGTGCCTTTATGCCCCTGAGATGCCCTGGGGCGCTGGCCTGCCCGCCTGGGACAGGCCCCACTGTGATAGACTCTGATCGGATTGCTCCCTGGGGCGCTGGCCTGCCCGTCTGGGACAGACCCCACTGTGATAGGCTCTGATCGGATTGCTCCCTGGGGTGCTGGCCTGCCCACCTGGGACAGACCCCACTGTGATAGGCTCTGATCGGATTGCTCCCTGGGGCGCTGGCCTGCCCGCCTGGGACAGGCCCCACTGTGATAGACTCTGATCGGATTGCTCCCTGGAGCACCCTGGCCCAGCGGCCCCCACCAGACCCCACCCATCTTTCCTGGGGAGGGGACCGGATGCCCTGGAGCAAGGCCTGGCAGGCCCTGTGGGATGTGGCCTCCAGCCCTGGGCTCAGGCAGAGCCTCGGGGAGCCATTCCAAAAGCTCACCCTCACCTCTGACCCTCACAGCCTGGCTGCCTGGACGGGGCCTGGTGGGCAGGTTGCTATGGGCAACACCTTGTGAGCCAGGAGGGCCCAGGACAGGGCCCGAGAACGGGCACACGGGCGGAGGACCTGGGGGACAGCAGGAGGTGAAGGGCGGGCTGGGAGGGAGACCTCCACGAGGCTCTGGGTTAGCTCGGGTGCGAGAGGCCGGCGAGTGGGCAGGGCTGTGCCCTTGAGGCCCAGGCCAGAGGCCGGGGGCTGGGGGCTCTCAGGTGGCCCCAGGAGATGTGAGGGTGGCCGTCTCCAGCCACCCCGGTCAGTCCTGTCTGCCAAGTCCACTCCTTCCTCTCTGCGCCCTCAAACCCTTCTCTCTGCCCAGTCTGAGGGCGCTAACCCCATTCCTTCAGAGCTGCCCTGGGCCTCGGCCTCTTCTGGCCGGGTGGGGGCAGGCTGTGGGCACCTGCCCAGAGCCGGCCGGCTGTAGCTGCGCCTTGAGGGGGTGGCCGGAGGCACTGCAGTGGGTGAGATCTGGCCGCGTGGAGTGGTTGGGGACACAgcttccctgggctgtccaggcTTCTGGCCAGCTGCCTCTCCCACGCCTTCAGAGGCCGAGAAAGTGCGCCCCTTCCCGCCCCCTCAGGGCATCCCTCAGAGCCACAGATTTCACCGAGGGTGAAGGAACACCCAGGCCCAAGGCAAAGTGGGGGGCGGTCAGGTCCCCGGAGAGCTGGCCAGAGCCAGGCCCAACTGCAGGACAGACAGTCGTGAGCCAGGAGCTGACTTGCTTCTGGAGTTTATTCTCAGAGCTGGGATAAAGGCTGAGGGGGGTGGGGATGGCAAAGGGGCTGGGGTCTCGGGCTGGGGTCTCGGGTGTTGCAGGAAACGGCTGAGCAGGCAGGAGGGCCAGGTCCTGAGAGCCGAGCTCACCTGGGCAAGAGAGTGGGACCTGTGGGTGGGGCCGGCCAcgcgccccccccaccccaggaccccGGCCCCTCAGTCTCAGGTCACGAGGGCCCGTCCACTGAGGCCTCTCAGCAGAGGGCGCCGGCCTCCCCGCCGTCCCCTGGTCGGCCCACCCCAGTCCTGTCCCGGCCGCCCGCTCCACCCGCTCCCAGTGACCTTGCTGAACCCCAGCAGAGGCCCCTCCGTGAAGCAGCCCTCGTGGCAGATGGGAGGCTGCTGGTGAGCGCGAGTTGAATGAACGAGTGAGGGGGGCCTGCTGGGTGAAGgtggcccccagccccccactcaCCTATGTGCGCTCCTCCATGCACTTGTCTGCCAAGAAAGAAGCCCAGGCCTGCTGTCAGCGCCCCAGgcccgccccctcccgccccctgaTGCAGCCGTGGAGAGCATCTCGTGACCCCTAAACTGCTGACTGTCACCCCCATCACTCCCGCCCCTCCGCCAGGCTCTGTCTGCCCCTGCAAGAGGAAGATCCCGTCCCCGCCAGGCCCAGTGCGGGCTGCCTTGGCAGGGAGGCCGTGGCGCTTCAGGGAGCCCGCTGAGCCCCGACGCGGACGCCCGCCCACAGGCTCCGTTTCTagggcctgccctgccccctcccaggcTGGGGACCTTCGCATCCCGGGGGCCCACccggggcctggcacacagtgcaCGCGTGGTGAATCCGGGGAGGGGGTGTTTCCTGAGGAGCGGCTTGCTGGGCCCAGCCCGGGGGCCACAGGCCGAGGTCACGGTGTGAGGACAGACTGCCCCCGCCCCGGAGGCCGTGCCGCGGTCAGTGGGCAGTCTGGCCGGACGGACTCCACCCCTCGGCCTCCCCCGGATCAGGGATCAGGAGACGGTCTGTCTGCCTCTAACCTGACCTTAATCCCTCCCGTCAGATTAGCGCGCTCACCAGTCTTCGGCAGGAACACAATGCCTTCCTCTGTGAAGCCCAGGCTCTTGGCAAAGGTGGTGAACTTTTCCTTGACCTCAGCTCTGGGGGTCTGGGTGCggcctggggcagggaggagaagcCTTCAGCCTCCCTTGGTCTGCAGCATCCCCGCTCTGCCCCTGCTCCTGAGGCCGGGGCGCCCCCAGACGCCCCCGCGGGTGGAGCCGCAGGCCGGGCGGTGGGCGCGGCATGGGGCACGTACTGTACAGTGTGGCCATGTGGAAGTCCTGGCCCGGGCCTCGGACACTCTCGGTGGAGAGCAGAGCGTAGGTCTCGTAGTCCGTCTCCACCACCGACACCTCGTGGGTGCTGCTCCAGTCTGGAAACCCGGGAGACAGCCCCGCGGGGCCCAGTGTCCCCAAACCAGAAGGGCTCAGAAGATCAGGGGTGCATGGGACCGCCACAAACCCCCGCAGCCACACCcctctggggaggaggaaggatggCCGGGGGGCGGTCATCCCCAGGCTGGGGCAAGGAGGGCAGGGGTCCTGGGGTGCAGAGCTGCCTGAGGAGTGAGGGGAGCGTGGGGCACACACAGCGCAGAGAGCCCTTCATGGGGGTGCTGGGCAGACCCAGGCCGACCCTGGGGGGGCGgccagcccccaccctccccggTACTGCCGGGCAGGGTGTCGCCCAGAGTCCCAGCCAGCAAGTGTCGCTCCGGGCCGCACTCACGGGGGCTGGTGTAGCTGTAGCAGCCTGGGGCGCCGGCGGGGCGCAGCAGCAAGGTCCGGGTCTCACACTGGTCTTTCCTGTGGGCAGGTCATCCTGGGGTCAGGGGCAGGCGTTGGGGGTGTCCCCAGACTGTGACCCTGCGCCGGGAGCTCTGGGCCCCAGGTGCCCGCCCCGCCGCCCACCTGAGGAAGGTAGAGGTGAGGTTGAGGCCGCCGTCCGCCGCGGGGCCCACCACGGACTTGCACATGGACAGCACCTTCTTCTTCTCCAGGAACCAGCTCGAGTTGGAGGCGAGGCCCGAGGTGAACCAGAGCCCCAGGAACTGCGGCGACAGGACCCCACGCCGGTCGGCCGGGACCCTCCAGGACCGCCGGAGGTGGGCGGCCCGCCTGCTGcgtcccccgcccccggcccaccCCTCCCCGCCTTCCCCCGGCTCCGGCGCGGCCCCGCGCGCtcaccccggccccgcccccgcgcggGCCCGCTCCCGCCGGCCCGGGACCGGCAGCAGAGGGCGCCGGGCCGTCCCTAGCGGAGTCGGatgcggggcgcggggcgcggggttGGGAGACCC is a genomic window of Muntiacus reevesi chromosome 3, mMunRee1.1, whole genome shotgun sequence containing:
- the PTGDS gene encoding prostaglandin-H2 D-isomerase encodes the protein MATPNRLCMGLLLLGVLGALQTPAPAQAALQPNFQEDKFLGLWFTSGLASNSSWFLEKKKVLSMCKSVVGPAADGGLNLTSTFLRKDQCETRTLLLRPAGAPGCYSYTSPHWSSTHEVSVVETDYETYALLSTESVRGPGQDFHMATLYSRTQTPRAEVKEKFTTFAKSLGFTEEGIVFLPKTDKCMEERT